From ANME-2 cluster archaeon:
ATTGGGATCAACGGTCTGTACCTGGCCACTACCCTGGCCGTTTTACCCTGGCCTGTGGGTGTTATGATAGCAGCAGCTTTGACCTGGCGAGCAATAGTGATGGCTGATCGGCCGATAGCTTCTGTTATCGATTCACCTTCTGGTAAATTACGGATAGACATAACATCATGGAAATCCATGGATGTTTCTATCTTTGCCGCAATCCTTGACATCATCCGGACTGCTTCGACAGGGAACTGACCTACAGCAGTCTCTTCTGAAAGCATCACCGCATCAGTACCATCCAGTACAGCATTTGCCACATCTGCAGTCTCGGCCCTGGTAGGCCTGGGATTATCAACCATGCTCCTGAGCATCTGTGTGGCAGTGATCACCGGCTTACCTGCCTGGTTACTTTTTCGTACAAGCATTTTCTGGACAGCAGGTACATCCTCCATTGGGATCTCCACACCAAGGTCGCCCCTTGCCACCATGAGCCCATTAGCAACAGCCAGTATCCCGTCAACATTTGCAACAGCTTCGTGCTTCTCTATCTTGGCGATTACCGGGATACTGGCTCCCCTCTCACTGATGATCTTCTTAACGTCCAGTATATCCTCCGCTTTCCTGACAAAGGACAGGGCAATAAAGTCCACCTGTTCCTTTATTCCCAGTTCAAGGTCTTTTCTGTCCTTGGCTGTCAGTGATGGTATCTTTACCGTACCGGAAGGCAGGTTGATACCTTTATGGGATGATAACTGTCCGCCTATTTCCACCCTGCACCTGATATCACCCCCATCTGATTCGATGACCCTGAGCTGGATAAGCCCATCTGATAACATGATGGTATCACCTTCTTTTACTTCCAGGGGAAGGTCCCTGTAACTGACAGAAGCTATATTTTCATTCCCTGGCACATTTCTCCCTGTCAGGATGAACTCGTTCTTACTCTTCAGGGTAACGGTGCCATCCGGGAACTCACCCACACGTATCTTCGGCCCGCTCAGGTCCTGCAGGATGGCTATATGCCTGTCCAGCCCGGATGATATCTCCCTTATATTCCGGATGTTTTCCCTGTGTTCCTGGTGAGTGCCATGGGAAAAATTCAACCTGGCCACATCCATACCCGCTTCTATCAGTCGCTTGATCCTGGATTCGCTACTGCTTGCCGGCCCAATGGTACACACGATCTTCGTACGTCTGATAATCCTCTCCCCCATTATGATCTTAATAACGAATCCACTGCCATTTCAATGCTCTGGCTTGAGTTATGTGGCGGCTTCCAGCCCAGGGCTTTTATTTTATCAATAGCCAGCAGCATTGCAGGCACATCCCCCTTCCAGCCCCCACCACCGTGGGCGCCTCCGGTGAAGCGGTATTCCACATCGCTGTACCCCATCTTACCGGTCACGATATCTGCAATGCCCACCACATCGATAGTATCCTCTGAACCGATGTTGAATATATTGACCCGTTCATCAGAGTGTTCCACTCCGTATACCATGGCATCCACGCAATCCACTACGTCCAGGTAAGATTTCTTTTGCTTACCCGAACCCAGTATCTCAAGCGTAAAGGGGTCCAGTCTCAGTTTATTAATGAAGTCAACCAGCACGCCATGATTGCCCCTGTCCCCCACGATATTGGCGAACCGGTAAAGCCATGCTTTCATGTCAAAGGTATGGCAATATGAAGATATCAGTGCCTCGCAGGCTAGTTTCGATGCTCCGTACAGGGATATGGGAACCAGCGGCCCGTAATCTTCAGGCGTGGGCAGTACACTTGCCAGGCCGTACACGGTAGAGGTTGATGTAAATACAATTTCACTTACATCCGCAGTCCTCATTGCTTCTATCAGGTTATAGGTGGTCAGCACGTTCTGTTCCAGGTGTACTTTTGTATCCTCTGCTCCCAACCTCACATCAGGATTGGCAGCCAGATGGAACACCATATCAATACTGTCCAGAGCCGTGGATATGGTACCGGGGTTTATCAGGTCACCTTCAATGAAAGTAAAATCCGGGTTGTCCGTATGACAGTCAATGTACGCCATTACGCCGGATGACAGGTTATCGAATACAGTGACCCTGTTATGCTGCAGTAACCTGTCAACGACATGGCTACCTATGAATCCTGCACCGCCGGTAACAAAAATATGCCTGTTTTTAAGTCTCATGGTATCTCTCTATGCTATGAGCGAATAATCCATAACTTTATTGCATTGTTATTTTAAAGAGTACTTTCCGAATGGAATTTAATGGGATAATAATTAATAATTGAATATCAATTCAGAGCATCAGATATCTGCCAGATTAAGGTGATGAGCATTCCCGCAATTGAAGTGAACGACACAACACTGTATTATGAAGTGAGAGGGAAGGGAAATCCCATGTATGTACTTCACGGGGGGCCGGGTCTTGACCACAGGTATTTCGGTCGCTCACTGAGCGGGCTTGAGAATATCCGTGAATTGTACTACATCGACTTTCGGGGACATGGAAAATCCTCAAAAACCGATGTAAAGACCTATACCCTGGAGACCTTTGTTGATGACATCGACGCCATACGAATGCATTTATGGCATGATTCTATTGAGATACTTGGTCATTCCATGGGAGGGATGATAGGACTGCTGTATGCACTCCACTACCCTGCTTATCTCGAAAAATTAATACTTGTTGGCACACCTGCAAAACATACAAAAGTAAAAGGGTATTATGTGCTCAAAGCCGCCCTGCTGGCTGTGAACCTGAAATATTATTTACAGTATCAAAAAGACAAGACCATTGATAAGGAAGCCTTTGCCAGGGAGATCTTACTGAAAAGCTGGCCTATTTATATACCTGAAAAAATGCTCCTTGATTACACTGATTACATCAGGTCCCTGCAGGGCCTCGATATTTTCTTTGACATGCAGGATGAATTGGAGCTGTTCGATTTTAGCGAAGAGGTTTTCAACATTATCCAGCCTACATTGATAATCTTTGGCGAGAACGACCCGTTCAAAGAAGGCGGCAAGCTCTTGAAAAATATCAAGGAATCCAGATTCTCGGTAATACCGGAAACCAAACACATGCCATTCCTTGAAGATGAAATGTACTTCAATATTGTTGTCAGGGAATTCCTTACCGGGAAGATATTATAATCTTTATCAGTAAGTACATACAACAACCTATTATGAATCTCAAAATCAATGGAGTCCCTGTAGACGATACCTATTGTGAAGCCTTTAGCGGCGTGTTTACCCGGTTCATCATTACAGCAAAGGACGATAAGCGCCTTCAACGGGCCGCCCGCCTGTCTACTGCCCTTCCATCGACCGTCTTTGGCAAATCCGAAGGTGGTATAGAAGCCTGGCTGCCCCCTGATGAGACACCGGACGGACGTGCTGGTGCAATTGTCCAGATATGGGTGAACGATAGAAAGAACTCTGAACAGAACCTGGCAGCTGAACTTGGATGGCGCATACGACAGGGCATCCTGGTCGTGCCCACGACTTCGGTGTTCAATGCCCTGGATTCAGACCGCTTTATCGATATGATGCCTCCGGTGGGATATTGTGCTGACGGTTACCAGACCGAAGAGACACGTTTCGGCAGGAAGACAATAGTCCTTCCCCTGATGATGGGGGAGTTCGTCATCGAACGGCACCTGGGCATGGCGAGGAGCGTGATGGGGGGCAATGTATGGTTCTTTTGCGATTCCTTGGATACGGCTCTTGAAGCAGGGGACCGTGCCGTGGAAGCTGTAGACAGGGTTGAAGGAGCGGTGACCACCTTTGACATCTGCTCAGCCGGTTCCAAACCCATATACCCGGGGCAGGAACATCCCGAGGTCGGGCCCAGTACCAACCATCCCTTCTGCCCCACATTACGGGGAAAAATTCCGGATTTCGAAGTGCCTGACGGCGTAGGCTCCATTCCTGAGATCGTCATGAACGGTGTTGACGAAAACGCTGTGAGGAATGCCATGAAAGCTGCAATGGAAGCGGCTGCCGGTGTACCTGGTGTCAAAAGGATATCAGCAGGAAACTACGAAGGAAAACTGGGAACATTCAGGATACCCCTGAAAGAGCTCTTATAACCGCATCCAGTTCGTCCCGGGAGGGTAATCCTCCCCGTGCCCCCCTGTGCCCTATACTGATGGACGCGGTGATAGTACCCATCCGTCCGCATGTTTCAATATCCTTCCCCTGCAGCATACCAAAGATAAAACCGGCATTGAAGGCATCACCTGCCCCTGTCGTGTCCACCACATCCACTTTGTGGGGTTGTAGCTCAATTGATAACGTGCCGTCTGTCACATAGCACCCCCGGCTGCCCATCTTAACAGCCACCCACTGTGCCCCGGCCTCAATGAGCATATCGGCACCGTCCCTAACATCCCGGCACCCGGTCATAAGTTCCAGTTCATGGTCATTGGGCAGTACCACCCGGGCTCGCCTGATAAACTCCATCAGTGCCTTTAAGCCACGCTCGGCATAAAGGGTGCCCGGATCGAAGCTGATACCAGCCTTTGTGCGGGCTGCAACTTGTTTTTGAGTCTCGAATGATGTGTCTGAGGCCCTGCACACAAAAGAGGTGAAATGAATAAGCCCGGCATTGTTCATTAATTCCATTCCCGAGCCAGCGGTAATGCCCATGCTAATGTCTATATTTATTTTCGCGTGCATGTCAATGCTCATTTCAGGGTGTGTGCCAATGCCCATTTCCACGTCCGCAATAGTGATAGTATCATTTACGCCCGGGTCAACCAGTATCCCACGCTCACCCTGCCTGTCAACCATAATCAGGCACTCACCGCTCCTGCCGCTGGAAATACGCACACCCCGGGTATTCACGCCTTCGGATGCAAGGTCATCCAGCAACAATCTGCCTGCCTCGTCATCCGCAACCTTTCCCACATACCCTGTTGCTATGCCCAGCCTGGACAAACCTACAATGGTATTAGCGGCCGAACCACCCGGATGGTTCTCGACCGAACTGATAAAACCTTCCTCGTCCGGCCTGACAATCCTGTCCACATAATATATCCTGTCCAGGTTCAGGGCACCAAAACCCACCACCTGTGGAAAAGGAGGGGAATCATGGCTGTGTACTGGCATCATTTGAAGGGTCATTGTAGATGGATTCCTTGCAATACATTTATATCTATATTTACATATCTTAATTTACTTTAATCGATCCATAAAAGTTTAAATATTATACACGATTGAAAACGCTTATTAAATGATGTGGTTGGTATGAGTTTACAATATGCAGCCGTATTGAACGATGTTTTTAACTATTTCCCTACAGAAATCCCTCCGGACATTGTAGAAAGAGTGATTGAAGGAGCAGCAACTGTCAATGATGCATCTGAACTGCTTAAATGTGAACCTGGTGTTATTTTCAAATTTGCAGATATGCTCAAAGCAAGCCTGGTGGGCAATTCAGTATCATACATTGTGAATCGTAACATTACTTTTTCTGATAACTGCACCGGAACCTGTACCTTCTGTGCGTTCAAAGGATATAAGGGATTCAGGATGGGCGTTGATGAGATTGTACGAACGGCTGCCGGTGCAGTCCAGACCGGTGCAACAGAAGTGTGTATCCAGGGCGGGTTGATGGATGACATGCACCTGGAAAATTATTGCAATATCCTCAGATCCATTAAATCACGTTTCCCGCAACTGCACATCCATGCCTTTTCACCCATGGAAGTATTTCACATGTCACGGAACAGCGATACAAGTATCAAGGATACCCTTCTGGCACTTAAAAACAACGGGCTGGATTCCATGCCTGGCACTGCTGCCGAGATACTATCTGACAGGGTGCGCAAGGAGATATGCCCTGATAAACTAACGTCCTCACAGTGGATCAATGTGGTCGAGACCGCGCACCGTACAGGAATACCTACCACGGCTACCATGATGTACGGACATATTGAGACCATGACCGAGCGTATCCATCACATACTTACGGTAAGGGACATACAGCTCATGACAGGCGGGTTCACTGAATTCGTACCCCTGCCCTTCATGCCGTACAATAATCCCCTGGGTAAACGGTTGATGGCGGAAGGGTACTTTGCCACGACCGGTGTGGAAGATCTCATTGTGCACGCTCTGGCCCGGATCCTGCTGTACCCACATGTAAGTAATATCCAGGCCAGCTGGGTTAAACTTGGCAAGAAGTTGGCGCAATATGCCCTGTTCTGTGGTGTCAATGACCTGGGAGGTACCCTGATGGAGGAGAGTATCTCAAAAAGTGCCGGTGCGGCTAACGGTGAATATATGCCGTCTGAGGAATTCCAGTGGATTATCAGAGGTGCCGGACGTGACCCGGTGCAAAGGGACACATTGTACCGGCAAATAGTAACTGGATGATGTGAATATCAATTATGTCTATTTCGTATTGCCATCCTTATGGCAGTTATTTGGTGTAATAAAATGTTATATAGTAATGTGTGAATAACTTTACCTGGATTTATAATGTCAAAACAATTAAGGGAATTTACGGTAAATGATAGCGGTGTATCTCCTGTCATAGGAATGATATTGATCCTTGCCATTGTTACTGTCTCGATAGGGATTATTTATACGGCTGGTATTCCGATGATTGAAAATGCCAAATTACGTGCTCACCAGCAGAATATCCAGAACTCTTTTTCTGTCCTTCATGGTGATATAGAGGAAGTCGTCAGAGGTCCAATTACTGGTGCAGGTACAGCCAGGACCACAACTATTTCAATGGACGGGGGGACGCTTGCTGTATTACCCAACAATACCAGGATTGAAGTACGTTATAATGACGGGACAACCACTACATTATCATGGTCTCCGGGTACGACCGGTTATGAATATAAGAACAGGATCGTGGCATATGAGAACGGAGCTGTGTTCACGACCTATCCGGACGGTTCGATCATGGAACAGGAACCACTTATTTATGCGGGAAAGTTACGCGGAAGTAATGTTGGGGTCATGATACATGTAATCAATATTTCCGGTACCAATACTTCAGCCAGCGGCAAAGGTAAGGGGCAGGTGAGGACCTTTGCATCAGGTGATGGTATCAGTAAAATTTTCTCGGGAGAAGTAAACAGCATTTACATTAACATTACCAGCCAGAATTATAATGCATGGGATACGTATCTCAGAACAACGTTCATGAATTCAGGTGCGACCTATACATCCACGTTCCCCTCGGATGATACCGTAGCTGCTGTAATAACAAACCCGGGTTTTAGTCTAAGCCTATCAATCCATGAAACAAAGATCGAGTCTGTTGTGTGGTGATTGGTTACATGCGAACACTGTATAAGGATGTAAGCGGACAGGCCGTTCCCATAGATTATATCCTGATATTCAGTATGTCGGTCCTGTTCTTTGGGATTATGACCTTATCATTTTCATCAGTCGTGGATAATTCTACACGTCAGGCCTTATATTCAGAACTTACCGATGTGGGCAATCAGATATCATCCGGAATTACGGATGCGTATTTATCAAATCCCGTTGAGGGGCAGTTCATTTCGGTTATGGATATACCTGTTCTGGTGGCTAATAATGAGTATTTCATTGATATTACTGATGAGGACCCTTATGGTTCAGGACAAAAGACATTGAGGTTGAAATCAAGGTTCAGGGAAGTGACAGTATTTGTTCCCTTGAACAGCATAGATGAGCTGGTAACTATCAATGGTTCTGTTTCAAGCTCTTCAGGAAAGATAATAATTACCAATAACCGTTCAGATATCTTGCTCACATAGGGTTGATCTATATGACTTTTCACCATGACATTCGAGACGAAAAGGCAATGGTCAGTATAGATTTTCTTACGGGTGTAGGTGTACTGTTAATGACTTTTTTATTCGCATCATATACCATATCCAGTGTTATGACGCCTTATTCCGGATATTCAAAAGAGCTCTATCCTGCAGCTGACAGGGCTGCAACATTATTGGTAAGGGATGCAGGATACTGGACAGATGGTACCGATTATGGAACTGAATGGAATACGGTATGGGATATCAACCAAAGTTATGTTAAAAAGATAGGTCTTAAAAAAGATGATGGAAATAATACCATCGATTCACGAAAACTGAATGTTTTCATGGAAACGCATACTGGTATTGAGAATCATGTTTCCTGGTGGGAATATCCGACTTCATCGACCGATCCTGCTGAACGAGACAATGCGTCCAGAGCTTTAGGTTTAGGGCGGAATAATTTTTATATCCAGATACGTCCTGTCAATGGTTCCCGTATAAATGCTTCTATGGCAGATATCGCTGCATTGGATGCTCTTGGGGAACAAAGCGATGTAGTAGCTGTGACCAGACTGGCCATGGTCGAACACAACACGTTTGGACAATTCCGCGGAGATGATTTTTTCGGTCATAAAAGCCCGGTAAAAAATTTATTTGTGATAGAACCAAAGGATTTTGATATTATTTCGAATGGTATTCGATTCAGTATCCGTGACTGGAATTTTGATGGGACCAATCAATCTGATTTCAAGGAGATAAAGATGGGGGATGAGATAAATGCAAAATATAACCTTAAAGGTGCAGATAAATTATCTCAAGAAGAATATGCCAAATTCAAGAACGGAATAAATGTATCAAATATGGGAAGTTTTACTTTTCATGAAAATGATACTCTTGAATTTTATATCCCGGTAACTACCCTTGATATGTTGTTGCCGGACCGGTATACATCAGGGAGATCTATCTATATACAATTAAATGTCGAATCGGTCGTCACAATAAGAGATGATGGGCTTACCTATTTTAGCAGCACGAAGCAGACAACGATATATCCTGTGAAAATGACCTTATGGACATGGTAAGAAAGGTATTTTTTATGGCAGGGGCTGGTTCCCTATGAACTGGGTGCTATTTGTTATTGGGTATATGCCATCCGGGTCTATGTATGTTACATTGATATCGTAGTTGTTGGTGTTGTTCAGGTCACTGATGACTATCAGGTATTCAAGTAGCTCTTTTTTAAATGTGACATTCGTAGATTCCCATGGGAATGGGCTGCTATTTACTTTATAGAGGATGCTCATAGCATTATTGTTGTTGAAATCATCCAGGAATGAAGCTGACAGGTTGAGGTTTGTGCTGTTCCCTCCTGTGACCGTTACTACTCCGGCCATGGTGCTGTCGTTCCCACTCAGCCAGTAATACGATGCAGGTGCTCCGTCAGGTACAGTGATATTATGTCCCTGAATACCATCGGTCAGTTGTACATAATATTTCCAGGTAGCATTGATGGAGTACACTGTGTGATTATAGAGAGTTGTATTGTACTGGTCCCAGGTTTGTGCTGTGAATTCGCGGGCATACCATCCCGAACCATTGTCCAGCCACAGGGAAATATCAAGATCTTCCTGCTCCTTGTCGGTCACATTGAACATAATGGTCACATCCCGTCCCCGTTCAGTTGTGAGGTTCATGCTGGAATTTATCGAATCGTTCGCTATGATATATTCAACCGAAGGGGTCCAATTAGCAGCAACTGCATTGGGGCAGCAGTTGGATAGATTTGAGGCAAGGAGAACTTCATCATATACTACGATGGTAAAGTAATATTTACCAGGATCAAGCCCGAGAACTATGCATTCCTGGTATGTCCCGTTCAGATCAGGACCAAAATTGATAGGATAAAATGTAGCATTATTGAACTTTTCCATGGTATCAACAGGCTGGGCAGAATATCTCAGGTCATATCTTGATGCTATTCCCATATCTCCATCATCACCCTTTGATGTCCAGTTGAGTTTGACCTCACCGTCTTTGACCCCGGAAATGGCAAAGAGGTCTGTGATCTCCCCGGGAGGAATCTCATCATATATGATCTTCCCGGTCTCAAGGTTATAGGTGATGGTATCTTCAAATCGGTTCTTGCCATCGAATAGCAGAATTGTGGCTTCGGCTGTTGGGGGTACGTTATTGAAATAGGGACCCCACGTGAAGGCAAGGATGTAACCATGAGATGCCATGGTGGAATTCATATTTTGTTCAAAATTCTTGATTGTGGTATTGGATGAGTTGAATGGTGAATATGCGCCGCTGCCAGACCCGAATTTAAGGATCATACCATACTCCTCCCTGATATCGATGAAACTGTAATATGCATCCATCGATGAATGTCTCTGGGTACTTTGCGGATTTGAACTTGCAAGTGAATAGACCATTGAACCCATACCAATGATAACAAGTGCGATGATGAATCCAATGAGCAATAACATCTGGCCACCGGAATCTCTGGATAATGGGTTTTGTGTGCTCATTTATACCACATTTTTATCTGGAGTTCGACCACGCCATAATCGTAAACCTTGCCAAACCCCGGATAAAAGAATGTTTGGAACATAAGACGCTCTTTGTGGGGAGTGGGGTTTCCATTATAATCTTTACTCATATCATGCCCGGCAAGATATGTTACAAAACCATTATCGAAAGGTGCAGAGACATAAGCGAGGTTATCACTGTTTGGTACATTTGAATCTCTGGATAAACCAGCGCCGGATAATACCGTTGTATCAGGATTAAGCAATGAATAATTAGAATTCTTTACAAAAAATACGGGAACTGCGCTTGAACCTGCACCAGGTAATATACCATCAACATCACCTGATTGCGCTAATACATCAAAGCATGAACCAGGATTGGCATAAGACCCATAAGCACCGGTAGTGTTGCCTTCAGTTGAATTACCAACGAATATCATGGATTTACCAGCAACAGCAGAACCTGAATATTCAACACCGATGAGACCATACGCGTTTTCTTTTTGCGTTTGATTCTCTGAATTATCACCTGAATATTCAACACCGATGAGACCATACCATGAGTGATTAGTACCATCAATCTCCTCCACTTTAGTATCCA
This genomic window contains:
- the pyk gene encoding pyruvate kinase; translation: MGERIIRRTKIVCTIGPASSSESRIKRLIEAGMDVARLNFSHGTHQEHRENIRNIREISSGLDRHIAILQDLSGPKIRVGEFPDGTVTLKSKNEFILTGRNVPGNENIASVSYRDLPLEVKEGDTIMLSDGLIQLRVIESDGGDIRCRVEIGGQLSSHKGINLPSGTVKIPSLTAKDRKDLELGIKEQVDFIALSFVRKAEDILDVKKIISERGASIPVIAKIEKHEAVANVDGILAVANGLMVARGDLGVEIPMEDVPAVQKMLVRKSNQAGKPVITATQMLRSMVDNPRPTRAETADVANAVLDGTDAVMLSEETAVGQFPVEAVRMMSRIAAKIETSMDFHDVMSIRNLPEGESITEAIGRSAITIARQVKAAAIITPTGQGKTARVVARYRPLIPIYALSSNPATLRGLSLVWGVRPVNVDYSTDINIMMKRTVNTALDCGFKKGDKLVVTASVPAGGSTNMIKVEVI
- a CDS encoding NAD-dependent epimerase/dehydratase family protein encodes the protein MRLKNRHIFVTGGAGFIGSHVVDRLLQHNRVTVFDNLSSGVMAYIDCHTDNPDFTFIEGDLINPGTISTALDSIDMVFHLAANPDVRLGAEDTKVHLEQNVLTTYNLIEAMRTADVSEIVFTSTSTVYGLASVLPTPEDYGPLVPISLYGASKLACEALISSYCHTFDMKAWLYRFANIVGDRGNHGVLVDFINKLRLDPFTLEILGSGKQKKSYLDVVDCVDAMVYGVEHSDERVNIFNIGSEDTIDVVGIADIVTGKMGYSDVEYRFTGGAHGGGGWKGDVPAMLLAIDKIKALGWKPPHNSSQSIEMAVDSLLRS
- a CDS encoding alpha/beta hydrolase, translating into MSIPAIEVNDTTLYYEVRGKGNPMYVLHGGPGLDHRYFGRSLSGLENIRELYYIDFRGHGKSSKTDVKTYTLETFVDDIDAIRMHLWHDSIEILGHSMGGMIGLLYALHYPAYLEKLILVGTPAKHTKVKGYYVLKAALLAVNLKYYLQYQKDKTIDKEAFAREILLKSWPIYIPEKMLLDYTDYIRSLQGLDIFFDMQDELELFDFSEEVFNIIQPTLIIFGENDPFKEGGKLLKNIKESRFSVIPETKHMPFLEDEMYFNIVVREFLTGKIL
- a CDS encoding formylmethanofuran--tetrahydromethanopterin N-formyltransferase encodes the protein MNLKINGVPVDDTYCEAFSGVFTRFIITAKDDKRLQRAARLSTALPSTVFGKSEGGIEAWLPPDETPDGRAGAIVQIWVNDRKNSEQNLAAELGWRIRQGILVVPTTSVFNALDSDRFIDMMPPVGYCADGYQTEETRFGRKTIVLPLMMGEFVIERHLGMARSVMGGNVWFFCDSLDTALEAGDRAVEAVDRVEGAVTTFDICSAGSKPIYPGQEHPEVGPSTNHPFCPTLRGKIPDFEVPDGVGSIPEIVMNGVDENAVRNAMKAAMEAAAGVPGVKRISAGNYEGKLGTFRIPLKELL
- a CDS encoding carbohydrate kinase family protein; its protein translation is MTLQMMPVHSHDSPPFPQVVGFGALNLDRIYYVDRIVRPDEEGFISSVENHPGGSAANTIVGLSRLGIATGYVGKVADDEAGRLLLDDLASEGVNTRGVRISSGRSGECLIMVDRQGERGILVDPGVNDTITIADVEMGIGTHPEMSIDMHAKINIDISMGITAGSGMELMNNAGLIHFTSFVCRASDTSFETQKQVAARTKAGISFDPGTLYAERGLKALMEFIRRARVVLPNDHELELMTGCRDVRDGADMLIEAGAQWVAVKMGSRGCYVTDGTLSIELQPHKVDVVDTTGAGDAFNAGFIFGMLQGKDIETCGRMGTITASISIGHRGARGGLPSRDELDAVIRALSGVS
- the cofH gene encoding 5-amino-6-(D-ribitylamino)uracil--L-tyrosine 4-hydroxyphenyl transferase CofH gives rise to the protein MSLQYAAVLNDVFNYFPTEIPPDIVERVIEGAATVNDASELLKCEPGVIFKFADMLKASLVGNSVSYIVNRNITFSDNCTGTCTFCAFKGYKGFRMGVDEIVRTAAGAVQTGATEVCIQGGLMDDMHLENYCNILRSIKSRFPQLHIHAFSPMEVFHMSRNSDTSIKDTLLALKNNGLDSMPGTAAEILSDRVRKEICPDKLTSSQWINVVETAHRTGIPTTATMMYGHIETMTERIHHILTVRDIQLMTGGFTEFVPLPFMPYNNPLGKRLMAEGYFATTGVEDLIVHALARILLYPHVSNIQASWVKLGKKLAQYALFCGVNDLGGTLMEESISKSAGAANGEYMPSEEFQWIIRGAGRDPVQRDTLYRQIVTG